In one Fundidesulfovibrio magnetotacticus genomic region, the following are encoded:
- a CDS encoding sensor domain-containing diguanylate cyclase: MLDFTTLLTLNLIVNVISLLTTALLWARYGRKFDGLGLWFAQAATQVAGVGLILARGGLPHVAAVAGGNVVLMSSSWLLLEGMRRYTGKRGSHWVNLAAYALFAWAMAHYTVVHDDIVARTVAVSCILAFVNAQTAWLLLARAGPRVRRYTFLPGLVAAGYAVVSAARLVILTARPPDAGPHPPALADSVAVTGYIALHICMLVALALSLTRRLMDEVSAQEEKFAKAFHSAPYALFIAHGREATVLEVNDGFEAVFGRSRGQTLGRTLEDLGLAPAAKALADAPGEGGRAEARLARGDGSELVGQFSAVPLVLDGEECMLWSAADVTGESMLRERLQELAATDSLTGLANRRAFAERFAIAREDALRRSERLAVLSMDLDRFKEVNDVQGHAAGDAVLVEAARRIGACLRRNDAVARFGGDEFVALLVNVRGENDARLVESKIVRALCEPYRLGGGREALLGVSVGVALFPEHGQTLDALLHRSDRELYRVKRAGRETCRDEDP, translated from the coding sequence ATGCTCGACTTCACCACCCTCCTGACGCTCAACCTTATCGTCAACGTCATCAGCCTCCTGACCACGGCGCTCCTCTGGGCGCGCTACGGGCGCAAGTTCGACGGGCTGGGGCTGTGGTTCGCCCAGGCCGCCACCCAGGTGGCGGGCGTGGGGCTCATTCTGGCGCGCGGGGGGCTGCCGCACGTCGCGGCCGTTGCGGGCGGCAACGTGGTGCTCATGTCCAGCTCCTGGCTCCTCTTGGAGGGCATGCGGCGCTACACGGGCAAGCGCGGTTCCCATTGGGTCAACCTGGCGGCCTACGCGCTCTTCGCCTGGGCCATGGCGCACTACACCGTGGTGCACGACGACATCGTGGCGCGCACGGTGGCCGTTTCGTGCATCCTGGCGTTCGTCAACGCCCAGACGGCCTGGCTGCTCCTGGCGCGTGCGGGGCCGCGCGTGCGCCGCTACACATTCCTGCCCGGGCTCGTGGCGGCCGGCTACGCCGTGGTGAGCGCGGCGCGCCTGGTCATCCTGACCGCGAGGCCCCCGGACGCGGGACCCCACCCCCCGGCCCTGGCCGACTCCGTGGCCGTGACGGGCTACATCGCCCTGCACATCTGCATGCTGGTGGCCCTGGCCCTTTCGCTCACGCGCAGGCTCATGGACGAAGTGTCGGCCCAGGAGGAAAAGTTCGCCAAGGCCTTCCACTCCGCGCCGTATGCGCTCTTCATCGCGCACGGGCGCGAAGCGACGGTGCTGGAGGTCAACGACGGCTTCGAAGCCGTGTTTGGGCGCTCCCGAGGTCAGACCCTGGGAAGAACCCTGGAGGACCTGGGCCTCGCTCCCGCCGCGAAGGCCCTGGCGGACGCGCCGGGGGAGGGCGGGCGGGCCGAGGCGCGCCTGGCCCGAGGCGACGGCAGCGAGCTGGTGGGGCAGTTCTCCGCCGTGCCGCTGGTCCTGGACGGGGAGGAATGCATGCTGTGGAGCGCCGCCGACGTGACAGGCGAGAGCATGCTGCGCGAGCGTCTCCAGGAGTTGGCGGCCACCGACAGCCTCACCGGGCTGGCCAACCGCCGGGCCTTCGCGGAACGCTTCGCCATCGCCCGGGAGGACGCCCTGCGGCGCTCCGAACGCCTGGCCGTGCTCTCCATGGACCTGGACCGCTTCAAGGAGGTCAACGACGTGCAGGGCCACGCCGCCGGGGACGCCGTGCTCGTGGAGGCGGCCCGGCGCATCGGGGCCTGCCTGCGCCGCAACGACGCCGTGGCCCGCTTCGGGGGCGACGAGTTCGTGGCGCTGCTCGTGAACGTGCGCGGCGAGAACGACGCCCGGCTCGTGGAGTCCAAGATCGTCCGCGCGCTGTGCGAGCCCTACCGCCTGGGCGGGGGCCGCGAGGCGCTCCTGGGCGTCAGCGTGGGCGTGGCCCTGTTCCCGGAGCACGGGCAGACCCTGGATGCCCTGCTCCACCGATCGGACCGGGAACTCTACCGCGTGAAGCGCGCGGGCCGCGAAACCTGCCGCGACGAGGACCCGTAG
- a CDS encoding outer membrane homotrimeric porin yields the protein MQRALIALALALCVLLPQAARAETEVRMTGDARIHANFFLMQNFTGWNYNGRQTMDALTIWERFRLRTDFAASENLAFRLGVRVNNTPWGSGTFTVDNPQVSLEVYQAYLRFIWPGTRVKITAGLQNTDLPVSSGYFNANPVLGGTRSAALTVAAPLMGDALSLVAGYSRLIDTNRDMDPTTTQVADEFDLFFLTLPVALDGVSFTPWTAFGLAGNAVNWQTQTGGPGLDDTLGAGVLSSGYRAAPQGWRNDRNPFLWVGAALSVDALDPWRFNADIIAGQGAWNDRAKSLRGGLFADAAVEYRGFDFAVPKASAWWSTGEDGSTRNGSERLPVLVDSWGPGNTFLFNSGQELSNATLGINPIGTWGVSFTLDQMSFLPKLTHRATFAYVRGLNSLRAVMDGFALWGVCSYFQMGRDLIEGQSVMAVTLDHSYVIQDNLRLVAETGWAHGEFSKPGFCRRHVHQALSGDPWKVSVGVVYRF from the coding sequence ATGCAGCGTGCGCTCATCGCTCTCGCATTGGCCTTATGCGTCCTTCTTCCCCAGGCGGCCCGGGCCGAAACCGAAGTGCGCATGACCGGCGACGCCCGCATCCATGCCAACTTCTTCCTGATGCAGAACTTCACCGGCTGGAACTACAACGGTCGGCAGACCATGGACGCCCTGACCATCTGGGAGCGCTTCCGGCTGCGCACGGACTTCGCGGCCTCGGAAAACCTGGCCTTCCGCCTGGGCGTGCGCGTGAACAACACGCCCTGGGGCAGCGGAACCTTCACCGTGGACAATCCCCAAGTGAGCCTGGAGGTCTACCAGGCCTACCTGCGCTTCATCTGGCCCGGCACCCGCGTGAAGATCACCGCCGGGCTCCAGAACACGGACCTGCCCGTCTCCTCGGGCTACTTCAACGCCAACCCCGTGCTGGGCGGCACGCGCTCGGCCGCCCTCACCGTGGCGGCCCCGCTCATGGGCGACGCGCTCTCCCTGGTGGCCGGCTACTCCCGCCTGATCGACACGAACCGCGACATGGACCCCACCACCACCCAGGTGGCCGACGAGTTCGACCTGTTCTTCCTCACCCTGCCCGTGGCCCTGGACGGCGTGTCCTTCACGCCCTGGACGGCTTTCGGCCTGGCGGGCAACGCCGTGAACTGGCAGACCCAGACCGGCGGACCCGGCCTGGACGACACCCTCGGCGCGGGCGTGCTCTCCTCGGGCTACCGGGCCGCGCCCCAGGGCTGGCGCAACGACCGCAACCCCTTCCTCTGGGTCGGAGCTGCCCTCAGCGTGGACGCGCTGGATCCCTGGCGCTTCAACGCCGACATCATCGCCGGCCAGGGCGCCTGGAACGACCGCGCCAAAAGCCTGCGGGGCGGCCTCTTCGCGGACGCCGCCGTGGAATACCGGGGCTTCGATTTCGCCGTGCCCAAGGCATCGGCGTGGTGGTCCACCGGTGAGGACGGCTCCACGCGCAACGGCTCCGAGCGCCTGCCCGTGCTGGTGGACTCCTGGGGCCCGGGCAACACCTTCCTCTTCAACAGCGGGCAGGAGCTCTCCAACGCCACCCTGGGCATCAACCCCATCGGAACCTGGGGCGTCTCCTTCACCCTGGACCAGATGAGCTTCCTGCCCAAGCTTACCCACCGCGCCACCTTCGCCTACGTGCGCGGCCTGAACTCCCTGCGCGCCGTGATGGACGGCTTCGCCCTCTGGGGCGTGTGCAGCTACTTCCAGATGGGGCGCGACCTCATCGAGGGCCAGTCCGTCATGGCCGTGACCCTGGACCACAGCTACGTCATCCAGGACAACCTGCGCCTCGTGGCCGAGACGGGCTGGGCACACGGCGAGTTTTCCAAGCCCGGCTTCTGCCGCCGCCACGTGCACCAGGCCCTCTCGGGCGACCCGTGGAAGGTCTCCGTGGGCGTGGTCTACCGCTTCTGA